A window of the Lactuca sativa cultivar Salinas chromosome 7, Lsat_Salinas_v11, whole genome shotgun sequence genome harbors these coding sequences:
- the LOC111881387 gene encoding scarecrow-like protein 6, producing the protein MPLPFEFEGKGVVWLENQQEDAQFLVPYANPLVHFQNLVNKKRKYYINEPRSVLDNITTSPSPPASTSTLSSSHGGAETAGVAALSSKWPPPENQETSTSNVGGVLDLHHFQQLPLEEKCGGMEDWENGDSGQDQAMLRWIMGDVEDPSMGLNKMLHGNPGGDFEFNGGFGVVDQGFIGLDSGNPVVSQIGNLSSNPQLPPSPTPAMFNNNHHHHQNQIFSPLNETQMLPFDVKPNLFNPQLPFEHLMPPQPKRHNPGSIEYNPSMHKNPFLDSGPTPNPLQLLQKSSSMKKMVAINHHQQQHQQGIIDQLFKAADLIQSGNNPILAQGILARLNHQLSPVGKPFERAAFYFKEALQLLTHSILNNINPQTTPTASPFSLIFKIGAYKSFSEISPFIQFANFTCNQALLESLNGFDQIHIIDFDIGYGGQWASLMQELALRNNGVSSLKITAFASPSSHDQLELGLTRENLIHFASEINVGFDFEIVNIDVLASSSWSLPFHVSDNEAIAVNLPIHVFSNHQTQIPSVLRFVKNLSPKIVVSVDRGCDRTDLSFSNHLIHALQSYSNLLESLDAGNMTHDLLQKIERFLIQPAIEKIVLGRFLFPEKTQHWRNLFLSAGFSPLMFSNFTESQAECLVKRTPVREFHVEKRQSLLVLCWQRRELVSASAWRC; encoded by the coding sequence ATGCCCTTACCCTTTGAATTCGAGGGGAAGGGGGTGGTGTGGTTGGAGAACCAGCAAGAAGACGCACAGTTTCTTGTACCTTATGCAAATccacttgtacattttcagaattTGGTAAACAAGAAGAGGAAGTACTACATCAACGAGCCAAGGTCTGTCCTGGATAACATCACCACCAGTCCAAGTCCTCCTGCTTCGACATCAACCCTGTCTTCTTCTCACGGCGGTGCTGAAACAGCCGGGGTGGCGGCGCTTTCTTCCAAATGGCCACCGCCGGAAAATCAAGAAACCAGCACCTCCAATGTGGGAGGAGTTCTTGACCTCCACCACTTTCAACAACTGCCTCTTGAAGAGAAATGTGGCGGAATGGAGGACTGGGAGAACGGAGACTCCGGCCAAGACCAGGCCATGCTCCGGTGGATCATGGGTGATGTGGAAGACCCATCTATGGGTTTAAACAAAATGCTTCATGGAAACCCCGGTGGTGACTTCGAGTTTAACGGTGGGTTTGGTGTTGTAGATCAAGGTTTTATAGGTCTCGATTCCGGCAACCCAGTTGTCAGCCAAATCGGAAACTTATCCTCAAACCCTCAACTTCCACCATCTCCGACGCCGGCCATGttcaacaacaaccaccatcatcatcaaaatcaaATCTTTTCACCATTAAACGAAACCCAGATGCTCCCATTTGATGTAAAACCAAATCTTTTCAACCCACAATTGCCATTTGAACACCTGATGCCACCGCAACCCAAAAGGCACAACCCAGGAAGCATAGAGTACAACCCTTCAATGCACAAGAACCCGTTTCTTGATTCGGGTCCAACTCCGAACCCACTTCAATTGCTTCAAAAATCTTCATCAATGAAGAAAATGGTAGCCATTAATCATCATCAGCAGCAGCATCAGCAAGGGATCATTGACCAGCTTTTCAAAGCAGCAGATTTGATCCAATCCGGGAACAATCCGATACTCGCGCAAGGGATATTGGCGCGGCTCAATCATCAGCTTTCACCAGTCGGTAAGCCTTTCGAAAGGGCAGCTTTTTATTTCAAAGAAGCTCTTCAATTACTCACACACTCGATACTCAACAATATTAATCCCCAAACTACCCCTACCGCTTCACCTTTTAGTTTAATCTTCAAGATCGGTGCTTACAAATCATTCTCAGAGATCTCCCCTTTCATTCAGTTCGCTAATTTCACTTGTAATCAAGCATTACTTGAATCACTTAATGGGTTTGATCAGATTCACATCATCGATTTCGATATTGGTTATGGAGGTCAATGGGCTTCACTTATGCAAGAGCTTGCTTTACGTAACAATGGCGTTTCCTCGTTAAAAATCACAGCTTTTGCTTCACCTTCAAGCCACGACCAGCTGGAATTAGGGTTAACCCGAGAGAATTTGATCCATTTCGCTAGTGAAATCAACGTTGGATTTGACTTTGAGATTGTTAACATCGACGTTCTTGCTTCTTCTTCATGGTCGTTACCCTTTCATGTATCTGACAACGAAGCCATTGCTGTGAACCTACCAATTCATGTCTTCTCAAACCACCAAACCCAAATCCCTTCAGTTCTCCGATTCGTCAAAAATCTCTCTCCTAAAATCGTTGTTTCTGTTGACCGTGGGTGCGATAGAACCGATTTATCGTTTTCTAATCACTTGATTCACGCCCTTCAATCGTATTCAAACCTGCTTGAATCCCTCGACGCTGGGAACATGACCCACGACTTGTTGCAGAAAATCGAGCGGTTCTTGATTCAACCCGCTATTGAAAAGATCGTTTTGGGTCGGTTTCTTTTCCCTGAAAAGACTCAGCATTGGCGAAATCTGTTCTTATCTGCTGGTTTTTCGCCATTGATGTTCAGTAATTTTACAGAAAGTCAAGCAGAGTGTTTGGTGAAGAGGACTCCTGTTCGTGAATTCCATGTGGAGAAGAGACAATCGTTGCTTGTGCTTTGCTGGCAACGTCGGGAGCTCGTGTCGGCTTCTGCTTGGAGGTGCTGA